The Saprospiraceae bacterium genomic interval CTCGTCGGCGGACTGAAAGTCCAACCAACGCGGTCATCGCTCCAGAATTCTGCCATATGTTCCAAATCACCATTGGGCTCATTTCTAGCGAGATTGGAGAGGATATAACACTCCTTCGCATGCAGGTAATAAATGGAGCCTGTATCTGCACTGCATGGGAATGGCGCTACCAGAGCATCCATATCGCTTTGGTTTATGGCAAATCTTCTTACTTTTCCCCATTGTGGATAAAGTGCTCTGTCTGTAACAGTGAGGGGGTCTGTAGGAACCCATTCACATCCTTGAGCGTTGACGGGATCCGGATACGGGTTTAAATGGGCGTTGTGTCCTATTGGATCGGTAATCGCAAATCTCCAAATTGCAGCAGCAACTTCTTTGCCATAAGCCTCAGAATTAATGAGGATGGTTTCAACTGCATATTTTCTATAAATGGACCGGAGTTCTACTTCCTTGTTCTTTATCAAATTCATAAACTGGCGGTGATCTAAATCATTTCCACTCTTGTCTTTAAATTTGACATTTTCAAAAAATTTGTTCATCAGATATCCATAGGATGCATTGATTACCGCTGGCCAATACAAATTCTTTTGAACTTCCGGCAAATCGTTAATCCCTAATCTGTATCGTAACGACTGGTATTCGGGCATTCCTCCTAAACAGGCTTCGTATGCACTGAGGCCCAGGTAAGCTAATGCCCTCGGAGCAGGACCAGGTCTGAAAAAGGAAGCATATCGCTCTACCTCCATAAAAACATTGTTCCACTCGTGGTAAACTTCGCTATCCTGAGATTTTAGCAATTGATTGCCTTCTTCGACGACCTCAGATTTATTACAGGAAGCAAATGTCAGCAAAACAAATGAAAAGCTGATCAGCAGCTTGTTCATGAGACTTTTCATATAAATCAACCTTTAGTTAAGTTATGTAAGTTTAAGTTTGTTTGGATATCGTTTAAAATCAGAGCGAAATTACACTTAAATTTATAAATCGTCCGGAAATTGCAATTTTCCAATCGAACATTGACAAATATTCAAAAGATAAAATGTATGTAAATATTTTTAAATAAATATTTTATACATAGAAAAAATACTACATATGATTTTTACAACCATGCCGGACGATTTTTAATATATTTTTTTCTAGGTATTTGGAATGTCTTCTTTTTTGAATTTGTAGAGATTTCCCGCTTCAATTTCTTTGTATTTCTGAACCTGCTCCAGAGCATCGGGTACCACATCGCTGCAAATTACGATCAGCGAACCTTCGGTTGCACTTTCAATAGCATGAGCAATTGCATCGCTCTCTTTCTTAATCACCGTTAGCTTCGTCTCTTTTCCTGCTTTTTGGATACCTGCTGTGAGCATATCGATAATCTCTTTATCTGACTTTCCTCTCAGATTTTTGTCCTGCCTGATGATGATCTCATCAAACATTTCAGCGGCAACCTTTCCGATTCCTTCGTTGTCTTCCTGTCTTCGGTCCCCTATACCTGCAATGATTCCAATTTTAGTATGGGCGTCAATTTTATCCACGAAGTTTTTCAAAGCTTGCAAGCCTGCCGGATTGTGTGCATAATCGAGCATTACTGTAAAGTTTTTAAACTCGAACATGTTGAGCCTGCCGGGAGTTTGAGCCGGAGAAGGAATGAAAGTTTCGAGAGCCGTCTTAATATCATCCAATTCAAATCCATGTAAATATCCGGTCAACACGGCAGGCAATATATTTTGGATCATGAAACTTGCCCGTCCGCCATAGGTCAGTGGTACGTTTACAGCTTTAACCACACGGAGTTTCCATTCTCCTTTACAGATGGTTATAAATCCATTTTCATAAAGTGCACAGATCCCATTGTTTTTCATGTGTTTTTTAACTCTGGGATTGTTTTCATCCATGGAAAATAATGCTATTTTTCCTTTGTGTAATTCCCGCATGGCATAAACAAGATCGTCGTCTGCATTTAGAATAGCATAGCCATCGGGAAGTATGGATTCGACTACCACAGACTTGACTTTTGCAAGTTGTTCCAAGGTATGAATTCCTTTCAAACCCAAATGATCTGGTGCTACATTGGTGACAATGGCAACGTTGCAATTTTTAAAACCGAGTCCGGCTCTTAGGATTCCTCCTCTGGCTGTTTCAAAAACTGCAAAATTTACGGTAGGATCCTTCAATACGAATTCAGCGCTGCCGGGACCGCTGCAATCTCCTTTCATCATCAAATGATTCTGAATGTATATTCCATCAGTGGTGGTATAACCAACGGTATAACCCATCATTTTTACCATATGGGCAATCAGTCTGGTTGTCGTTGTTTTACCATTGGTTCCGGTGATGGCAACAATTGGGATCCTGCTGTTTTTTCCGGGAGGATAAAGCATGTCGATAACAGGTGCAGCAACATTTCTGGGCAGCCCTTCAGCGGGAGCCAGGTGCATTCTGAATCCGGGTCCGGCATTCACTTCAATTACGGCACCACCGGTCTCTGAAACGGGCTTGCTGATATCGCGGGTCAGGAAATCAATGCCACAAATATCAAGGCCTACTATTCTTGAAATCCGCTCTGCCATAAATATAGTACCCGGATGAACAATATCTGTGACATCGATGCTTGTCCCTCCGGTTGACAAATTCGCGGTATCTTTTACGACCAGAATCTCACCTTTATCGAGTATCGTATCCAGGCTGTAATTTTTTAGTTCGATGAGTTTACGGGTAATATCGTCGATGTTGATATAAGTCAGTACTTTTTCATGGCCAAATCCTCTTCTGGGGTCTGCATTTGTTTGATCAATCAACTGTTGAATACTTGATTTTCCGTCGCCAATCACCCTTGCAGCCAGCCTTTTTGCCGCAGCTACCAATTTGTGATTGATCACCAATAACCTGTAGTCATCGCCAATAATATATTGCTCTATGATTACCGAGTTGGAAATTCGCTTTGCAGAATGAAAAGCTTCTAAAGCCTGATCCCAATTGACGACATTGGTAGTAACTCCCCGGCCATGATTTCCATCAATAGGTTTAATGGCCAACGGATACTTCAAATATTCGACAGCTTCTTTGAGTCCTGCTTCCGTGCGAACAATTTCACCTTTTGGAACGGGAATTTCTGCCTGACTGAGCAAGTATTTGGTGTCCTCTTTGTCACCGGCAATATCGACTCCAATAGAAGAGGTGTTGCTGGTTACCGTAGCCTGTATTCTTTTCTGATTATACCCATAACCCAATTGACAAAGGCTGTATTTATTGAGTCGGATCCATGGAATTCCCCTTGCTACGGCTTCGTCTATGATGCTCGCCGTACTGGGTCCAAGCCTTTCCGATTCCCTTAACTCCCTCATTTCCTGGATATCCGCAGCAAGGTCGTATTCCTGGTTATCGATGATCGCCTGAGCAATGCGAACGGCAGCTTTCGCTGCATAAACGCCCACTTTTTCTTCGAGGTAATCAAAGACCACGTGATAAACACCATCCTCACCATAAGTCCTGGTTCTTCCAAATCCAACCTCCATTCCGGCCAAACTTTGAATTTCAAGCGCAATGTGTTCGACGACGTGTCCCATCCAGGTCCCTTCCGTAATTCGGAGAAAAAATCCTCCGGGTTCGCCAACCGAACACCGGTGTTCATACATCCCAGGTAAAAGGGCTTTCAACCGGTCCAGAAAACCTTCAATGGTGTTGGTGGGGCGCTGTTCCAATTCTTCCAGGTCAAGCACCATTACAATGAGCTTATGCCGTCTTACAGACCAGTAATTCGGACCCCGCATTACATTGATTTCCCTAATACGCATTTGTCTAAAATTATGGCTTTAAGGTAATAATTTTGTGTTATTCTTTGTATTACTTATACATTTGTGCCCATTCAGAAAGCGTTTGGCATGGATTATAAAGGAACACTTATTCCGGTGGGGGGGAATGAAGATAAGGGTACCGGGCTCAATGAAATGTACACGATGGATTTTATTGAACAGGGAATTTTATCCAGAATTTTAAAAGAAAGTGGAGGTAAAGATGCCCGGGTCGTGGTCATCACGAGTGCTTCTTCCATTCCTGTGGAGGTAGGCGATAATTATTGTAAGGCGTTCAGTGCTCTGGGATGTGATCAAGTGAACATTATCGACATTCGCAGGCGAAGTGAGGCGCAGTCCAAGGCTTATTATAAAGCAATAGAAGAGGCGGATTGTGTCATGTTTTCCGGTGGAGACCAATCGAAAATAACGAAATACCTGGCGAATACCAGTATCCACGAGTTACTCCATTTAAAATTGAAAAGAGAATCATTTGTGTTGGCTGGAACAAGTGCCGGGGCTATGGCCATGTCACTGCAGATGATATCCGGTGGCAGTACCTCCGATTCCATGCAAAAGGGAAATGTCCGCATGGCACTGGGAATGGGCTTTCTGGAACAAGGTATCATCGATACCCATTTTATTCAAAGAGGAAGATTCGGCAGATTGGCAGAAGCTGTCGCCAGGTTTCCTCAAATATTGGGAATAGGCCTCGCTGAAGATACCGGTATCGTTATTAAGAAAGGAAATTTGTGCGAGGTGATTGGATCGGGCATGGTAATCCTCTTTGATGCCAGGCAATTGAGTCATAACCGATACGAGGACTTGGAACCGGGAACACCCATGTCTCTTTCAAATTTAACGACGCATATTCTTGCAAACGGCGATAAGTTTAACATCAGAGAACGAAGTTTAAAGATCCTTCCCCTGAACGTCGCTATTTCGAATTAGATAGAAATTTTTTAAAATTTTTTAGGAGTCCCATGTAAACAGATACAAAAATGTTAATATATAATTGTTTTGAAACCTTGTATTTAGTCGCAATTAAATCATTCAATTAATTTAAGATAAATAAATCTTAATTAACCATCAGAAAATTTTTGTGATTGTACCCCCTCTGAATTCAAAAAAACCCCTAACTTTGTTTCTGGCACTTTAATAAGTTACTGATTTTTAATCCCTGATAATTGGTCCTTGTGAGTATGAAATATCCCTCCGTATCATTTGTATTGTTACTGATTAGTATAGTATTTATTCAGTGCAGCCGCGAAGAAGTAATCCAGGATTATTCCCTTGATGACAAGTTGACAAAACTGCTGGAATCCAATTCTGCTTCTGGAGATATCCGGGATTTTGTATTGGTAGATGGGGAAAATTTATCTGAAATTCCTAATCAGGATCCCAAGAATCCTCTGAATCCTACTAAAATTCAACTGGGCAAAATGTTGTTTCACGAACCGGCTATTGGAGTTCTGCCAAATAAGCCGGAAGGGATGATGACTTTTACTTGTGCTTCTTGCCATATTGCTGAAAAGGGATTTACAGCCGGAAGATTTCAGGGCATTGCAGATGGTGCTATTGGCTTTGGGCATTTTGGAGAAGGAAGGGAAAAATCACCCTTATATCAAGGACATGAAGTTGATGCGCAAGGGGCCCGACCGCTGCCAACTATCAATTTGGCTTATGTCAGAAATGCCCTATGGGCTGGTTCCTTTGGTTCTTTTAGCATGAATGAAGGCACAGAAGCCGTTTGGAATCAGGATACCTTGACGGCAGTCAATCATTTAGGCCTGGAGGGTCTGGAAGCTAATAATATCAGGGCATTACAAGTCCACAGGATGACGATGAATGAAAAAATGGCTACCGATCTTGGTTATAAAAAGCTGTTTGATGAAGCATTTCCAGAAATACCGGTAGCTGAAAGATATAATCTAATTACCACTTCATTTGCAATAGCCGCTTATTTCAGAAGCGTTACGACCAACAAAGCGCCGTTTCAAAATTGGTTAAAAGGCGACCTCACAGCCATGACTGAAACCCAAAAACGCGGAGCGATTCATTTCTTTGGAAAAGCTGGATGCGTTCGGTGTCACAACAGTCCATCATTAAACAGTTTTAATTTCTTTGCGCTTGGAGTTTACGATCTGTATCAAAATCCTTTTGGGGAAACATTCAGGACCGGGCCCACTGATAAAAGAGTAATAGGGCGTGGTGGTTTCACTGAAAGACCAGATGACTTATACAAATTTAAAGTACCCCAATTATACAACCTTAAAGACGTGGGATTTTACTTCCATGGTGCCAGTAAAAAATCCTTACGTGAAGTCGTTGAGTATTTCAACAATGCGGTTCCGGAAAATCCTTTGGTTCCCAAATCTCAGATCAGTGGTTTTTTTACTCCGCTTAAATTGACAAATAAGGAAATGGACGAACTTACCGATTTCCTTGAAAATGGCTTGTACGATCCAGATCTGACCAGATACCTGCCAGACCATAACTTATCGTTTTTGTGTTTTCCAAATAACGATGAGCTTTCCAGAAAAGATATGGGCTGTAATTAAATCTTGAAAATTATCAATTAAAGAGAATAAACTTCTCATTCCTTATACGCGAGCCCGATATTAAGCTAAGCCAATTATCAGCTTGCAATTTCTCTCTCCATTTTTATTTTAATCAATACAACAAGTCCATGGCTGTTGTAAACAATTCAAGTGAATTATTTTTTCACGTTTCTTTTTTGGTATCCCAAATGCGATCCGGATATAAACTTTGAAATGCGGATCCAATCCAGATCGAACTCAACGGAATGGCTATGTAAAACATTCTACCGAGATCGCCGGAGAGTAATGCCTGCAGCAATACCATTGGAAAAAAAGTCCAATACAACCAAGTTCCATGGCTGCAAATCATTTGGAGAAATAAAGATTTGGATTTCCAAAATGCCCAAAATATCAATAAGGTCCAGACTCCTGTGACTGAAAACAGTTCGTATAATCCGTGAGCACTGAATAAACGGTTTAATGAATCCGGAATCGTAGAAAAACTGGAAAGGATTTCAAAAATGCTTTGATCCCATTTTTGTTCCAGCCGCCAATCCCACCAGCTCCTGAAACCAAAAATAAACATTCCGGAAATCGCGATGTAAAAAATTCGCTTTCGGACAAGAAGCCAGGATGCATAGAGTAACACCGGTATAAAAAATATATATGCTTCTTTTGACCAGGGCCCAATGAGGATAGAAAACAAAACCCAAAATTCGCGCTTCGCAAGGATGCCATATAAAGCCGTGGTAAGAGCCAGCAAATACAAACTATCAATTAATGGAAGAGCTGTGATTTCCAGAGTCCAGCGGTTCGTTAAAAAGGATATCAATAAAATTGAATTCGACAGCTTGTTTAAAGAAAAAACTTCGCCGATCTTATAAATGAATATCGAAACAATAGCCATCAGCATGCTGTTGACCAGCATGAAGGAGAAACACAAACTGAAATTTCCTTCAAAATTCCAGGGCTGTATTTTAGAGAGCAAAGGCTGCAAACAGTAATTGACTCCTGCTGCCAACATCGGTATAATTACCCTGTATTTTCTAATTGGATTTTGATCCCATTCGCCATCCGCAAGTCCTAAATAACTTTGGATATCCGGACTCATCTGCATGGGGAAATACAACATGAGTGTAAATCCTAATGAGACGAGGATTAAAAAAGAAATTACAAAAATAAAGGCAGTATTAAATTGATCACTCTTCATAATTGGATCCCATGCTTACAAAAATAGCAAAGCTTAACAAAGATTTCAGTGGAATTCAGGTTTACTTCTGAACTACTCTTTAATTTGGAATAAGCTGTTGGAATTTGAGCAGAATGATCATTAAAAGCTTCACCTGATTCCTGGAATTTTGAAATAATTATGAAAAGTTAAAATGATGTTCGTTGAAATTGAATTGCAATCTGAATGGAAAAACTCCAATCAAAAAAATTGCAACCCTTATCTTTGCCAATCTTGTGATTAACTATGGGACTATTTTATAACTTGTATACTGCAGAGCGTGCAGATGAAAATGCAGCATCTGACCAGCCGGTTTTTATGAGGCAATTGTTTGCCTACGTTACTGCCGCCGGAGAAGTGTCCGGAAATATACTCGAAATTGGCTGCGGAGAAGGTTATGGTATCAAATGGCTGGCGCCAAAAGCCAGTCGTTATGTAGCACTGGACAAACACATTCCTGTCAATCAAAAGAACTTTGATCAGGTTGAGTTTATACAAACCGAAGTTCCATGGCTCAAAGGAATGGATTCCAATCAATTTGACGTCGTTATTTGTTTTCAATTGATCGAACACATCCAGGAGGATCATATATTGTTGTCGGAAATACACCGGGTTCTGAAACCAGGCGGAAAGCTCCTGATGACCACTCCAAACAGCAGCATGACTTTGAGTCGAAATCCCTACCACATCAGAGAATACAATACATCTGAATTCAGAAGTTTCATCAGCCAAAGCTTTGATCCTAAGATGGTATTTTTTGGAGGTGTGTACGGGGATGCAAAAGTCATGGAATATCACGAGCGCAATCGCAAATCGGTTGAAAAATTTCGTCGATTCGACATTTTCGGATTGGAAAAGCGATTGCCGGCTTCCTGGTTTCAATGGCCTTATGATATTCTCAATCGCTTGAACCGAAATCGCTTAAAAGATCACAACGAAGCACTTGTTTCACAGATCACCACTTCCAATTATTTTCTGAAAGAAATGGACGGTCAACAACTGGATTTCTATTGCAGAGCGGTGAAGAAATAGTAGTCAGTACTCAGCAGTTAGCAATTAGTAGTCAGTATGTGCGGTCCGGCAACAAAAGGATTGGTATTTATCTAAAACAATCTTCATGTCGGGATCAGTTATTTGATGGTGGTTAACGAACGCATGTTAGTTGATTTCAGCTTTTCGCCTTAAGCCTTCCGCCATAAGCCTTTTTCAGCTTTCAGAAATGTACCCAACCCTGTGCCTTCATCGCATGCAGTCTGCCTTGATCCGTTTTTAACTGGACGCCAAATTCCTTTGGTTTGCATTCGCCAATATAATGGAATCCAGGAAGGTATTGAACTTTAGGAGCATCAGCGGGATTTATAGCCATGAGCAATTCATAGTCTTCCCCGCCATTAAGTGCACAAGTAAAAGGATCCACTTGAAATTTAAGTGCCAGGAGTTTTGCTTCTTCATTCATGGGGATAAACGATTCGGAGATTTCAGCTCCAATCTGACTTTGTTGGCAAATATGCATGAGATCTGAAGACAAGCCATCAGATAAATCGATCATTGCATTTGGAACTACTCCGGCTTTTTCAAGCCACAAGACCACATCTTTTCTTGCTTCCGGTTTCAGAAACTTTCCGACAGCATAGCGCTGATTTTCCAGATCGGGCTGTATGGAAGGGTTTTCAAGAAACAATTGTTTTTCTCGTTCGAGTAATTGCAATCCGAGATAAGCGCCACCCAATTCACCCGTCACAAAAAGATAATCTCCTTGCTTTGCTCCCGACCGGTAACAGATTTTCGGAAGTACTTGCCGGCCGATAGCTGTTATGGAGATCACCAACCCCCGCAAAGAAGAAGTGGTGTCACCGCCGACCAGATCTACATCGTAAACTTTGCAGGCTTCGCGTATCCCACTATACAACAGATCCAAAGCTTCCACTGAAAACCGGCTGGATACGGCAATGGAAACCGTTATCTGTTCAGCATATGCGTTCATCGCACAGACATCTGAAATATTGCAAACAACGGCTTTGTATCCGATGTGTTGTAATGGAAAATACGCGAGGTCAAAGTGAATTCCCTCCAACAAAAGATCTGTCGTAACAATGGTCATGGTATCTCCATGATTGATTACAGCGGCATCATCGCCAACAGCTTTGATAGTAGACTTTTGCACTGAGGTAAAATCCCGGGTCAGGTGGCGAATGAGTCCGAACTCACCCAGACTATTGATTTCGGTTCGTTGTAAAGGATCGTTTAATTCAGACATGATCAATAATTTTTTGTTGGACTATGGGCCAAAGATCGTTGGTAGGCAATTGAGCCTCGAAAAGCATGGCTTCACCACTGGATGGATGCTTAAATTGGTATTTCCATGCATGCAAACCTATGGACCTGTCTGGGTTTCCCCTTTTGGCACCATATTTAACATCCGCCTTCACCGGAACCCCGGCATAAGCCAATTGGGCCCTGATCTGATGAAATTTTCCGGAGCGTATCAGAACTTCGAGGATCAGATATCGGTCGAGTTGATGAATGACCTTGTATTCGAGTTCGCAAAGATTTCCTTGTTGTTCAGAATTGATATGTGATTTTTTTTGCCTTCCATCTTTTTGAAGAAAATTCTGCAGAATTCCTTGATCGGGAATTTCACCTTTTTCTACCAAAGCGATATAAGATTTTAGAAAAGTACCCGAAGATTGCTGATGTATAAGGTTCTCATGTGCTTTGGAATTTTTGGTCAACAACACCAAACCCGAGACCGGACGGTCGATCCGGTTGATCAAATGCAATTCTGTTTTGCAGTATGATTTTAAATATTGAAGCAATGACCTATCGCCTGTTTTGTCATTTTGGACAGGCATACCCGAAGGTTTATTGGCCAAAACCAGATAATGGTCCTGAAAAACTAAATAATCTTTAATGGAAGTAGTCAGATAGATTTCAGTTTATTTCTTCGTAATCACTATACTTGCTTTTGTCGTTTTTGGGCTTACGGGGATCAATTACAATGATTTTATCTTTAAGAAAAAGAGCATAAACTGCGTAAATCGCCAAACCGAAAATGATAAGTCGGATCATGCTGTAAATTTATTAGCTTTCAAAGATACATCGAAATTATACGTTAAACAAAGAGTTTGCGTTATGTAACAACTGCCATCCCACCACCGGTTTGGCTTTGACGGAATTTGCCTACTTTTACATGCAGAATTTTATTATATTAATATATTATTATTTATAAATTACTGAATATCATAATCATATGAAATTTAATAAAACCAATCTCGTAGGATGGGTGGTTTTCGCAGCCGTTTTCATCATCTATTTTTTCTCTGTAGAACGCACCGGAAGTCTTTGGGATTGCGGTGAATTTGTTGCAGGCGCATATAAATTGCAGGTAGTGCATCCCCCAGGTGCTCCGCTTTTCCTGGTCATCGGCAGACTTTTTACCTGGGTTGCTGAAATCCTGTCAGACAATCCGGCTTACATCGCTTTTGCAGTAAATATCATGTCTTCTCTGTGCTCAGCGTTTGCGGCCATGTTTATTTGTTGGACCACGCTGATCGTAGCAAAATTATCCAGTATTGGACGTAATGATCAACATCATGAAAACGAAAGTTGGCCCATTCTGGGAGCAGGACTCATCGCAGGTTTGGCCAGTGGTTATATTTCAACAACCTGGTTTTCAGCTGTGGAAGGCGAGGTATATTCCATGTCAACTATGTTTACAGCGATGACCATTTGGGCAGCATTCAAATGGTATTATCTGGAAGATACCCCTAAAAATGACAAGTGGCTGATCTTTGCTGTTTTTGCAACGGGTTTGTCTACCGGTGTTCACTTGCTTAGTCTTTTATCCTTTCCAACCATCGCTATGCTTTACTACTATAAAAGGTATAAAACACATAGCTTTTTTGGAACCCTGCTGGCGGGTTTTGTTGGAATCGTAGCCATCTTTCTATTTCAAAGCATTATCATCACCGGGATCCCGCAATTGTGGATGTTTTTTGAGTTGAATATGGTGAATTCATTTGGTCTTCCATTCCATTCGGGACTCATTCCAACACTCATTGTGATTGTTTTGGCAGGCTACTATGGACTTCGTTACTTTAAAAACAAAGGAAATGATTTGATGCACAAAGTGGTTTTTACCATGTTGCTTTTAGTGGTGTCTTATTCGACTGTAGGTGTAGTATTGATCCGTGCCAATGCAAAACCCCCAATCAATATGAACGATCCTTATGATGTAGTCCGGTTGATCCCTTATTTGAACCGAGAGCAGTATGGCGACCGGAGTTTGATGAAAGGTCCTCATTTTGAAGCAAGACCGGTGGATACTAAATCGGAAGACCGTTGGGGTCGTGTCGGAGATGAATACAAAGTAGTCGACCAGAAATTTGATTACATTTTCAGAGATAAGGATAAAATATTATTTCCACGGATCAGCCACCAGGATCAGGGAAGACCGCAGTTGTACAGAATGTGGATGAAACATCTGAACGAAGACAAAGCGAAAGTACCGAGTATGTCATTCAACTTAAAATTTATGTGGTCTTATCAGTTCGGATGGATGTATTGGAGATATTTTATGTGGAATTTTGCCGGCAGGCAAAATGGCGAACAGGGATTTTATCCTTGGGTCAATAAAGATGGTAACTGGTATTCAGGTGTCAGTGCAATCGACGGTTCCAGACTCTATAATCAGGACAGACTGCCCCGGGTGATTAAAGAAGACGAATCGAGAAACTCTTATTATTTTATTCCATTAATCATAGGACTCATCGGTGTGTTTTACCATTACCGGAAGAACAAAAACGATTTTATGGCTTTGCTGGGATTTTTTATCCTGACAGGTCTTGCGCTTTGTGTGTTTAACAATTCACCACCCAATGAACCCCGCGAAAGAGATTATGTTTTGGAAGGTTCATTTCTGACCTTCTGTATATGGATCGGGATGGGTGTTTTGGGAATTGCTCAATTCCTGAAAAATCGATTCAAGCTTTCTAACAACATTGGTGGCATGGCCGCAACCTTGATTGGCATGGCTGTTCCCATAATACTTGTTACGGAGAATTTTGATGACCACAGCAGGATGCGATCTACCGGAGCCAGAGATTATGCCTCCAACATCCTCGAATCCTGCAGGCCCAATGCAATATTATTTACTTATGGAGATAACGATACTTATCCCGTTTGGTATGCCCAGGAAGTAGAAGGGATCAGAAAAGATGTGCGCGTAATAAACCTGAGTTTGATTGCTGTGGATTGGTATATTGAAAATCAAAGAAGAAAATTTAATGAATCTCCTCTCGTAAAGATGTCCATTCCTCAGGAGAAATTGAGAGGAAGCTTGAGAAATCAGGTCTTTTATTACAATCCTTCAAATATGGATGGAAAAAATGTCGATCCACCCATGTCAGCTCTTCAATTTTTGAAATTTATTGCGGAAGAACATCCTATAGAAAGTGGAAGTGGAAAAGTTTTTGAGACCTACATGCCAAACAATAACGTATACATTGAAGTCGACCGCGAACGGGCCATACAGGCTGGTTTGTGCAGCCCTGATGACAGTATGTTTGTCGATAAAATTCCAGTGGGCATAGCGGGTCCGTATATAACCAAAGACGATATCGCCATTCTCGACATCATTCAATCTAATTTGTATGATCGTCCGGTTTATTTCAGTGTAACCTGTAGCCAGGAAAAACTTTTAGGATTGCAGGATTATATGGAATTAGAGGGTATGGCCTTGAGAATAATCCCGGTCAAATCGCAAAGTGATCCCAGTTTGTACATCTATGGATCCGGACGAATCAATGCAGACAGAAGTTACGAAGTGATCATGGACAAATTTAAGTGGGGCAATTTTGATAAAGTGGACTTGTTTGTGGATCATAGCTTTGCACCAAGTGTTCAGGCCAAAAGGATGATCATGATGCGTACCGCTTTAGCCATGATCGACAGAGGCGATAAAGACCGTGCTGCCAAAATGGCCAACAGGTTTTTTGAATCCTTTCCGAATATGAATTTCCAATACGATGTTCGAATCATGCCCTTCATCCAGGTACTTATAGATGCAGGAGATTTTGAATCTGCTAAAAAGCATCTCC includes:
- a CDS encoding vanadium-dependent haloperoxidase; translation: MKSLMNKLLISFSFVLLTFASCNKSEVVEEGNQLLKSQDSEVYHEWNNVFMEVERYASFFRPGPAPRALAYLGLSAYEACLGGMPEYQSLRYRLGINDLPEVQKNLYWPAVINASYGYLMNKFFENVKFKDKSGNDLDHRQFMNLIKNKEVELRSIYRKYAVETILINSEAYGKEVAAAIWRFAITDPIGHNAHLNPYPDPVNAQGCEWVPTDPLTVTDRALYPQWGKVRRFAINQSDMDALVAPFPCSADTGSIYYLHAKECYILSNLARNEPNGDLEHMAEFWSDDRVGWTFSPPTRLVAIADQIVENETMDLEKTCVLYAQLGIALNEAAVISWYNKYKYNVERPISYIHRVIDPNWTVPWLGFTPPFPGYPSGHSTFGFAGVAVLEAFVGGSYPFTDNCHANRTDFLGRARSFNTLRDLANENAYSRLPLGVHFRMDYDSGNFCGTLAARKVLELPWKK
- the thiL gene encoding thiamine-phosphate kinase — protein: MSELNDPLQRTEINSLGEFGLIRHLTRDFTSVQKSTIKAVGDDAAVINHGDTMTIVTTDLLLEGIHFDLAYFPLQHIGYKAVVCNISDVCAMNAYAEQITVSIAVSSRFSVEALDLLYSGIREACKVYDVDLVGGDTTSSLRGLVISITAIGRQVLPKICYRSGAKQGDYLFVTGELGGAYLGLQLLEREKQLFLENPSIQPDLENQRYAVGKFLKPEARKDVVLWLEKAGVVPNAMIDLSDGLSSDLMHICQQSQIGAEISESFIPMNEEAKLLALKFQVDPFTCALNGGEDYELLMAINPADAPKVQYLPGFHYIGECKPKEFGVQLKTDQGRLHAMKAQGWVHF
- the cphA gene encoding cyanophycin synthetase; translated protein: MRIREINVMRGPNYWSVRRHKLIVMVLDLEELEQRPTNTIEGFLDRLKALLPGMYEHRCSVGEPGGFFLRITEGTWMGHVVEHIALEIQSLAGMEVGFGRTRTYGEDGVYHVVFDYLEEKVGVYAAKAAVRIAQAIIDNQEYDLAADIQEMRELRESERLGPSTASIIDEAVARGIPWIRLNKYSLCQLGYGYNQKRIQATVTSNTSSIGVDIAGDKEDTKYLLSQAEIPVPKGEIVRTEAGLKEAVEYLKYPLAIKPIDGNHGRGVTTNVVNWDQALEAFHSAKRISNSVIIEQYIIGDDYRLLVINHKLVAAAKRLAARVIGDGKSSIQQLIDQTNADPRRGFGHEKVLTYINIDDITRKLIELKNYSLDTILDKGEILVVKDTANLSTGGTSIDVTDIVHPGTIFMAERISRIVGLDICGIDFLTRDISKPVSETGGAVIEVNAGPGFRMHLAPAEGLPRNVAAPVIDMLYPPGKNSRIPIVAITGTNGKTTTTRLIAHMVKMMGYTVGYTTTDGIYIQNHLMMKGDCSGPGSAEFVLKDPTVNFAVFETARGGILRAGLGFKNCNVAIVTNVAPDHLGLKGIHTLEQLAKVKSVVVESILPDGYAILNADDDLVYAMRELHKGKIALFSMDENNPRVKKHMKNNGICALYENGFITICKGEWKLRVVKAVNVPLTYGGRASFMIQNILPAVLTGYLHGFELDDIKTALETFIPSPAQTPGRLNMFEFKNFTVMLDYAHNPAGLQALKNFVDKIDAHTKIGIIAGIGDRRQEDNEGIGKVAAEMFDEIIIRQDKNLRGKSDKEIIDMLTAGIQKAGKETKLTVIKKESDAIAHAIESATEGSLIVICSDVVPDALEQVQKYKEIEAGNLYKFKKEDIPNT
- a CDS encoding class I SAM-dependent methyltransferase, whose translation is MGLFYNLYTAERADENAASDQPVFMRQLFAYVTAAGEVSGNILEIGCGEGYGIKWLAPKASRYVALDKHIPVNQKNFDQVEFIQTEVPWLKGMDSNQFDVVICFQLIEHIQEDHILLSEIHRVLKPGGKLLMTTPNSSMTLSRNPYHIREYNTSEFRSFISQSFDPKMVFFGGVYGDAKVMEYHERNRKSVEKFRRFDIFGLEKRLPASWFQWPYDILNRLNRNRLKDHNEALVSQITTSNYFLKEMDGQQLDFYCRAVKK
- a CDS encoding cyanophycinase, with protein sequence MDYKGTLIPVGGNEDKGTGLNEMYTMDFIEQGILSRILKESGGKDARVVVITSASSIPVEVGDNYCKAFSALGCDQVNIIDIRRRSEAQSKAYYKAIEEADCVMFSGGDQSKITKYLANTSIHELLHLKLKRESFVLAGTSAGAMAMSLQMISGGSTSDSMQKGNVRMALGMGFLEQGIIDTHFIQRGRFGRLAEAVARFPQILGIGLAEDTGIVIKKGNLCEVIGSGMVILFDARQLSHNRYEDLEPGTPMSLSNLTTHILANGDKFNIRERSLKILPLNVAISN